The DNA window GACGGGGGTCGTCCTGTCGAACGGCACGGACTCCTTGTCGGGGACGACCGGCACGCAGGACAGAGACCACGAGTTCAACCGGTAGGCCGGCGGAGCGAGTTTCCGATCGCGGGCCGGCGCGCGGGCTCACCCGCGCGCCGGCCCGCCGCGCTCATCGTCCCTCGCGGGGAAGCCCGCGCCGCCCTCGAACGCCTGCGCCATCGCCCGCAGCGCTTCATCAAAACAGGCCCGGGGCGGCCGCACCAAGCCGGCGCCGACTTGGCCGATGCCGGCGCGCCGGTGCGCGATGCCGGTGTTGATGCGCGGGAGAATGCCGGTGCGGACCACCTTGCGGACGTCGATGCCGGTCGGCGTGCCGCGAAAGTCGAGCGCGGGGATTCGAAATGCGTCGTGCTCGGCAAGGGTGATCTCGTACATCTCCAACGTCGCCGCCGTCGCGTCCTGAACGGTCCCGCCGACGAAGGTCACGATGGCCGGCGCGCCGGCCATCGCAAAGCCGCCGATGCCGGCGGTCTCCGTGATCGCCGAATCGCCGACGTCCGGGTTCGCGTCCTCCGCGGTGAACCCGGGGAAGTACAGGCCGCGGGGTACTGCGGCCGGGCCGACGAACCACCGGTCGCCCAGTCCGCTCACGCGAATCCCGAAGTCGGTGCCGTTGCGCGCCATCACGGTCACGAGGGAGCTGTGCGGCACCCCGTGCGCCGCATCCATCGTCGCCTTGCAGGCGGCCATGACGGGATTCAACGCCGCGAGATCGTTGTCGGCGAAGTACCGGAGGACCTCGGCCGCCTGCTGGGCCCCGGCGCGGACGACGAATGGTCCGAGCAGGCGGCCGAGCAGCGCCGACCCGGCT is part of the bacterium genome and encodes:
- a CDS encoding DUF1116 domain-containing protein — protein: MTNRPGERIDRANAEAIVRVLAATPVLIGVGRALDVIPGMDENLFLHAGPPVTWDRMSGPVRGAVIGALLYERRARDEDEAALLAASGRIRFDPCHHHGTVGPMAGVVSPSMPVCIVENKPGGTRAYATFNEGYGKVLRYGAYDAAVLDRLRWIEGTLAPVVGRALELAGGLDLKALIAQALQMGDEGHNRNKAGSALLGRLLGPFVVRAGAQQAAEVLRYFADNDLAALNPVMAACKATMDAAHGVPHSSLVTVMARNGTDFGIRVSGLGDRWFVGPAAVPRGLYFPGFTAEDANPDVGDSAITETAGIGGFAMAGAPAIVTFVGGTVQDATAATLEMYEITLAEHDAFRIPALDFRGTPTGIDVRKVVRTGILPRINTGIAHRRAGIGQVGAGLVRPPRACFDEALRAMAQAFEGGAGFPARDDERGGPARG